The Dunckerocampus dactyliophorus isolate RoL2022-P2 chromosome 1, RoL_Ddac_1.1, whole genome shotgun sequence genome has a segment encoding these proteins:
- the LOC129174257 gene encoding dipeptidyl peptidase 4-like isoform X2 codes for MRWISDNEYLRRREGSVYLHNVATGESSVFLSKEKFNEKGATDYQLSGNRRYVAFMSNHSKLWRHSFTASYSLYDRTLDKFLEPSDLPQQVQYLAWAPEGNKLAFVWKNNVYVKTSPDSQPQQVTFNGKEDLVFNGIPDWVYEEEMFSSNQGLWWSPGGKYVAYVQFNDTEVPTVEYPWFGDGQYPSTVSIPYPKAGSPNPVVSLFIVDTDNTTHISEVHVPEPFRSSEHYLATVTWGTDHRLAVQWLKRLQTHLILQIYNLNGSTWVPVEHLDVQSSSGWIGRFSPPDPVFAADKKSLYLLMSDSKGYKHIHHVVQGNATAITTGEWEVVDIQKVTADSVYYSGNQEGGKPGGRNVYRWTKGDVTCLTCSLSGDNCQYNSAYFSHNASFYLMSCRGPGVPYSSLVDNRDGTELKRLEDNKEFIQLISHIQMPSMRRGTVRIAGYNLWYQMFLPPGFDESKKYPLLLDVYAGPCSQKADFMYRVSWSTYLASEEKVIVASFDGRGSGYQGDKLMHEIYQRLGTYEVEDQITAAREFIKMGFIDKDRVAIWGWSYGGYVASMALGSGSGVFKCGMAVAPVSKWEYYDSIYTERYMLKPADNPAAYSNSTVTARANNFHAVQYLLVHGTADDNVHFQQAAEISEALVEEQVDFDAMWYTDKDHGLGGSAYQHVYTHMSHFLQRCFA; via the exons ATGAGGTGGATCTCAG ATAATGAGTATCTCCGAAGGCGAGAAGGCTCTGTCTATCTCCACAATGTGGCCACAGGAGAGTCCTCTGTGTTCCTGAGCAAAGAAAAGTTC AATGAAAAAGGCGCCACCGACTACCAGCTTTCGGGGAACCGCAGATACGTGGCGTTTATGAGCAACCACAGCAAG CTGTGGAGGCATTCATTCACAGCTTCGTATTCGCTGTACGACCGCACATTGGA CAAATTCTTGGAACCCTCTGACCTTCCTCAACAAGTCCAATATTTGGCTTGGGCTCCTGAAGGCAACAAACTG GcttttgtttggaaaaataaCGTGTACGTAAAGACTAGCCCAGATTCTCAGCCTCAGCAAGTGACGTTTAACGGGAAGGAGGACCTCGTGTTTAATGGAATTCCAGATTGGGTTTATGAGG AGGAGATGTTCTCATCCAACCAGGGACTCTGGTGGTCCCCAGGAGGAAAATATGTGGCCTACGTCCAGTTCAACGATACAGAGGTCCCCACTGTGGAGTACCCTTGGTTTGGGGATGGTCAGTACCCCAGTACTGTTTCCATCCCATATCCAAAA GCAGGTTCCCCCAACCCAGTCGTGAGCCTATTCATTGTggacactgacaacacaacgcATATTAGCGAAGTTCACGTCCCAGAACCGTTTCGCTCCAG CGAGCACTACTTGGCCACCGTGACCTGGGGAACAGACCACCGTCTTGCCGTCCAGTGGCTAAAGAGACTCCAAACCCACCTCATCCTTCAGATCTATAACCTCAATGGCTCCACTTGGGTCCCAGTTGAG CATCTGGATGTGCAAAGCTCCTCTGGTTGGATTGgacgg TTTTCGCCACCAGATCCCGTTTTTGCTGCAGATAAGAAGAGCTTGTATTTGCTGATGAGTGACAGCAAAGGCTACAAACACATCCATCACGTGGTGCAG GGCAACGCCACAGCAATCACCACGGGAGAATGGGAAGTCGTCGACATTCAGAAAGTTACTGCAGATAGCGt ATATTACTCTGGCAACCAAGAGGGTGGAAAACCTGGAGGAAGGAATGTTTACAG GTGGACAAAGGGAGACGTCACGTGTCTAACCTGCAGCCTAAGCGGCGACAACTGCCAGTACAACTCGGCGTATTTCAGCCACAATGCATCCTTTTACCTCATGAGCTGCAGAG GTCCCGGCGTTCCATACAGTTCTCTGGTGGATAACAGAGACGGCACGG AGCTGAAACGTTTGGAGGACAATAAGGAGTTCATCCAACTGATATCGCACATCCAAATGCCCAGCATGCGTCGCGGCACTGTCAGGATTGCGGGATACA aTCTTTGGTACCAAATGTTTTTGCCACCAGGCTTTGATGAGTCCAAGAAGTACCCCTTATTGCTGGATGT GTATGCTGGTCCGTGCAGCCAGAAGGCGGACTTCATGTACAGGGTGAGCTGGTCCACCTACCTGGCCAGCGAGGAGAAAGTCATCGTCGCCAGCTTTGATGGGAGAGGCAGCGGTTACCAGGGTGACAAACTCATGCACGAAATCTATCAACGTCTAGGAACCTATGAGGTGGAAGATCAGATAACGGCAGCCAG GGAATTCATCAAAATGGGATTTATTGACAAAGATCGAGTTGCCATTTGGGGATGG TCTTACGGCGGCTATGTGGCGTCCATGGCTCTGGGATCTGGAAGCGGCGTCTTTAAATGTGGGATGGCAGTTGCTCCAGTCTCCAAATGGGAATATTatg atTCCATCTACACAGAGAGGTACATGTTGAAGCCGGCTGACAATCCTGCAGCCTATTCG AACTCAACAGTAACTGCACGGGCCAACAACTTCCATGCAGTGCAGTATCTTCTGGTGCACGGAACAGCTGATG aCAACGTGCATTTCCAGCAGGCAGCTGAGATATCTGAAGCTCTGGTGGAGGAGCAGGTGGACTTTGACGCCATG TGGTACACGGACAAGGACCACGGGCTCGGTGGTTCTGCCTATCAGCACGTCTACACGCACATGAGCCACTTCCTGCAGAGATGCTTTGCATGA
- the LOC129174257 gene encoding dipeptidyl peptidase 4-like isoform X1, translated as MVSIAKVVLGVFGLAVVVVLITVPTVIYLKEEKHGSVDRKSFTLADVFNSSLKPKAYSMRWISDNEYLRRREGSVYLHNVATGESSVFLSKEKFNEKGATDYQLSGNRRYVAFMSNHSKLWRHSFTASYSLYDRTLDKFLEPSDLPQQVQYLAWAPEGNKLAFVWKNNVYVKTSPDSQPQQVTFNGKEDLVFNGIPDWVYEEEMFSSNQGLWWSPGGKYVAYVQFNDTEVPTVEYPWFGDGQYPSTVSIPYPKAGSPNPVVSLFIVDTDNTTHISEVHVPEPFRSSEHYLATVTWGTDHRLAVQWLKRLQTHLILQIYNLNGSTWVPVEHLDVQSSSGWIGRFSPPDPVFAADKKSLYLLMSDSKGYKHIHHVVQGNATAITTGEWEVVDIQKVTADSVYYSGNQEGGKPGGRNVYRWTKGDVTCLTCSLSGDNCQYNSAYFSHNASFYLMSCRGPGVPYSSLVDNRDGTELKRLEDNKEFIQLISHIQMPSMRRGTVRIAGYNLWYQMFLPPGFDESKKYPLLLDVYAGPCSQKADFMYRVSWSTYLASEEKVIVASFDGRGSGYQGDKLMHEIYQRLGTYEVEDQITAAREFIKMGFIDKDRVAIWGWSYGGYVASMALGSGSGVFKCGMAVAPVSKWEYYDSIYTERYMLKPADNPAAYSNSTVTARANNFHAVQYLLVHGTADDNVHFQQAAEISEALVEEQVDFDAMWYTDKDHGLGGSAYQHVYTHMSHFLQRCFA; from the exons ATG GTCTCCATTGCCAAGGTGGTCCTGGGGGTCTTCGGACTGGCCGTGGTGGTTGTTCTGATCACGGTGCCCACCGTCATTTATTTGAAAG AGGAGAAGCATGGAAGCGTTGACAGGAAGTCCTTCACATTGGCGGATGTCTTCAACAGCTCCCTCAAACCCAAGGCTTACAGCATGAGGTGGATCTCAG ATAATGAGTATCTCCGAAGGCGAGAAGGCTCTGTCTATCTCCACAATGTGGCCACAGGAGAGTCCTCTGTGTTCCTGAGCAAAGAAAAGTTC AATGAAAAAGGCGCCACCGACTACCAGCTTTCGGGGAACCGCAGATACGTGGCGTTTATGAGCAACCACAGCAAG CTGTGGAGGCATTCATTCACAGCTTCGTATTCGCTGTACGACCGCACATTGGA CAAATTCTTGGAACCCTCTGACCTTCCTCAACAAGTCCAATATTTGGCTTGGGCTCCTGAAGGCAACAAACTG GcttttgtttggaaaaataaCGTGTACGTAAAGACTAGCCCAGATTCTCAGCCTCAGCAAGTGACGTTTAACGGGAAGGAGGACCTCGTGTTTAATGGAATTCCAGATTGGGTTTATGAGG AGGAGATGTTCTCATCCAACCAGGGACTCTGGTGGTCCCCAGGAGGAAAATATGTGGCCTACGTCCAGTTCAACGATACAGAGGTCCCCACTGTGGAGTACCCTTGGTTTGGGGATGGTCAGTACCCCAGTACTGTTTCCATCCCATATCCAAAA GCAGGTTCCCCCAACCCAGTCGTGAGCCTATTCATTGTggacactgacaacacaacgcATATTAGCGAAGTTCACGTCCCAGAACCGTTTCGCTCCAG CGAGCACTACTTGGCCACCGTGACCTGGGGAACAGACCACCGTCTTGCCGTCCAGTGGCTAAAGAGACTCCAAACCCACCTCATCCTTCAGATCTATAACCTCAATGGCTCCACTTGGGTCCCAGTTGAG CATCTGGATGTGCAAAGCTCCTCTGGTTGGATTGgacgg TTTTCGCCACCAGATCCCGTTTTTGCTGCAGATAAGAAGAGCTTGTATTTGCTGATGAGTGACAGCAAAGGCTACAAACACATCCATCACGTGGTGCAG GGCAACGCCACAGCAATCACCACGGGAGAATGGGAAGTCGTCGACATTCAGAAAGTTACTGCAGATAGCGt ATATTACTCTGGCAACCAAGAGGGTGGAAAACCTGGAGGAAGGAATGTTTACAG GTGGACAAAGGGAGACGTCACGTGTCTAACCTGCAGCCTAAGCGGCGACAACTGCCAGTACAACTCGGCGTATTTCAGCCACAATGCATCCTTTTACCTCATGAGCTGCAGAG GTCCCGGCGTTCCATACAGTTCTCTGGTGGATAACAGAGACGGCACGG AGCTGAAACGTTTGGAGGACAATAAGGAGTTCATCCAACTGATATCGCACATCCAAATGCCCAGCATGCGTCGCGGCACTGTCAGGATTGCGGGATACA aTCTTTGGTACCAAATGTTTTTGCCACCAGGCTTTGATGAGTCCAAGAAGTACCCCTTATTGCTGGATGT GTATGCTGGTCCGTGCAGCCAGAAGGCGGACTTCATGTACAGGGTGAGCTGGTCCACCTACCTGGCCAGCGAGGAGAAAGTCATCGTCGCCAGCTTTGATGGGAGAGGCAGCGGTTACCAGGGTGACAAACTCATGCACGAAATCTATCAACGTCTAGGAACCTATGAGGTGGAAGATCAGATAACGGCAGCCAG GGAATTCATCAAAATGGGATTTATTGACAAAGATCGAGTTGCCATTTGGGGATGG TCTTACGGCGGCTATGTGGCGTCCATGGCTCTGGGATCTGGAAGCGGCGTCTTTAAATGTGGGATGGCAGTTGCTCCAGTCTCCAAATGGGAATATTatg atTCCATCTACACAGAGAGGTACATGTTGAAGCCGGCTGACAATCCTGCAGCCTATTCG AACTCAACAGTAACTGCACGGGCCAACAACTTCCATGCAGTGCAGTATCTTCTGGTGCACGGAACAGCTGATG aCAACGTGCATTTCCAGCAGGCAGCTGAGATATCTGAAGCTCTGGTGGAGGAGCAGGTGGACTTTGACGCCATG TGGTACACGGACAAGGACCACGGGCTCGGTGGTTCTGCCTATCAGCACGTCTACACGCACATGAGCCACTTCCTGCAGAGATGCTTTGCATGA